In Terriglobia bacterium, the following proteins share a genomic window:
- a CDS encoding dihydroorotate dehydrogenase electron transfer subunit, which yields MPQDLSAAVARNLDLGHGHFLLEFLAPRAAAEMVPGQFFMIGISGAEVLLRRPFSVCGLPGTFDDAPEGAVQVLYKVIGRGTALLSSLKPGAPITALGPLGRGFDLSVAPGVRPLLVAGGIGSAPFPALVSALAARGVRSTLVFGARNAGDLPLLDWFGKRCDEVTVATEDGSLGCRGLVTAPLTALLEDAGAVRIYGCGPNPMLRAVAEIAASRGIPCELSLEAHMACGFGVCLGCVVPIRSESGEKPVYERVCVEGPVMRAEKLAW from the coding sequence ATGCCCCAGGACCTGTCCGCGGCCGTCGCCAGAAACCTCGACCTCGGCCACGGCCACTTCCTGCTGGAGTTTCTCGCGCCCCGGGCCGCCGCGGAGATGGTCCCCGGGCAGTTCTTCATGATCGGCATCTCAGGTGCCGAGGTGTTGCTCCGCCGGCCGTTCAGCGTGTGCGGACTGCCCGGCACGTTCGACGACGCCCCCGAGGGCGCGGTCCAGGTGCTCTACAAGGTCATCGGCCGCGGCACGGCCCTGCTCTCGTCCCTCAAGCCCGGAGCACCGATCACCGCCCTCGGCCCCCTCGGGCGCGGCTTCGATCTCTCGGTCGCTCCCGGGGTGCGCCCGCTGCTCGTGGCGGGAGGCATCGGCTCGGCGCCGTTCCCGGCGCTGGTGTCGGCGCTCGCGGCCCGCGGCGTCCGGTCCACTCTGGTCTTCGGGGCGCGAAACGCGGGCGACCTTCCCCTGCTCGACTGGTTCGGAAAGCGATGCGACGAGGTGACGGTGGCGACCGAGGACGGGTCCCTTGGCTGCCGTGGCCTCGTGACCGCGCCGCTCACGGCCCTGCTCGAGGACGCGGGGGCGGTTCGAATCTACGGCTGCGGTCCGAACCCGATGCTCCGGGCGGTGGCGGAGATCGCGGCGTCCCGCGGCATTCCTTGCGAGCTGTCCCTCGAGGCGCACATGGCCTGCGGCTTCGGGGTCTGCCTCGGCTGCGTCGTCCCCATCCGATCGGAGAGCGGCGAGAAGCCCGTATACGAGAGGGTGTGCGTCGAGGGACCCGTCATGCGCGCCGAGAAGCTCGCGTGGTGA
- the pyrR gene encoding bifunctional pyr operon transcriptional regulator/uracil phosphoribosyltransferase PyrR yields the protein MPPSERVRVMDTASIERALSRIAHEILEKNKTLDDLRLVGIQTRGVPLARRLAQKLSDIGGALPPVGVLDINLYRDDLSSIADRPVLRKTDIPFDVRGARIVLVDDVLYTGRTIRAALDGLVDLGRPRHIQLAVLVDRGHRELPIRADFVGKNLPTSRTEEVEVKLKETDGSDEVVIVKAGEAPAARARGRKR from the coding sequence ATGCCGCCATCCGAACGGGTCCGGGTGATGGACACCGCCTCGATCGAACGTGCCCTGAGCCGGATCGCCCACGAGATCCTCGAAAAGAACAAGACGCTGGACGACCTGCGCCTGGTCGGGATCCAGACGCGCGGCGTCCCGCTGGCCCGCCGTCTCGCGCAGAAGCTCTCGGACATCGGCGGAGCCCTGCCGCCGGTCGGTGTCCTCGACATCAACCTCTACCGCGACGATCTCTCGAGCATCGCGGACCGGCCGGTGCTCCGCAAGACCGACATCCCGTTCGACGTGCGAGGGGCGCGGATCGTTCTCGTGGACGACGTGCTCTACACCGGCCGGACCATCAGGGCCGCGCTCGACGGTCTCGTCGACCTCGGGCGGCCGCGCCACATCCAGCTCGCGGTCCTGGTGGACCGAGGCCACCGCGAGCTGCCGATCCGCGCCGACTTCGTCGGGAAGAACTTGCCCACGTCCCGGACCGAGGAGGTGGAGGTGAAGCTCAAGGAGACCGACGGGTCGGACGAGGTCGTGATCGTGAAGGCGGGCGAGGCGCCCGCGGCGCGGGCGCGCGGGAGGAAGCGATGA